The Myxococcales bacterium genome contains a region encoding:
- a CDS encoding SGNH/GDSL hydrolase family protein, with translation MQKSLDEIPSPDASQSPASADASAPAAETSGLAPAVTARTIMAETVRFGACFGIVFLVMTVILEVCLRVFVVHPFSLGYVATHPTRNYQLVPGYRGTTYDKVLEINSYGMRDEERAPNPSAFRVAVFGDSLTFGQGVEEPKLYSKQLQGLLASDSATPVQVFNFAVPGYATALGVDRWREIQPQFRPDLVIFQFSIANECLPTSKDSAKAAANARPIVRKTKDTLRLLYTYDYLAARFYGALQPAPVMDPRAVEKRYADDSPGWLQCRELFTEIASFARSSRTRVVLALVSQTALGPLVDEPPVTPKLTAALDEAGLKFHVMTDDVLRPYAGNEGALNVRFDDPHFSELRHTLVAKRLHDYLKATGSVSREAIHGSAP, from the coding sequence ATGCAGAAGTCGCTGGACGAAATACCGTCGCCCGACGCCTCCCAGAGTCCCGCATCGGCGGACGCCAGCGCGCCCGCGGCGGAGACCTCAGGCCTCGCGCCGGCCGTCACGGCGCGCACGATCATGGCGGAAACCGTGCGGTTCGGGGCCTGTTTTGGCATCGTGTTCCTGGTCATGACCGTGATCCTCGAGGTCTGTCTGCGGGTCTTCGTTGTACATCCGTTCAGCCTCGGCTACGTCGCGACGCACCCCACCCGGAACTACCAGCTCGTCCCCGGCTACCGCGGCACGACCTACGACAAGGTCCTCGAGATCAACTCGTACGGCATGCGCGACGAGGAGCGCGCTCCGAACCCGAGCGCGTTCCGCGTCGCCGTTTTCGGTGACTCGCTCACCTTCGGCCAGGGGGTCGAGGAGCCGAAGCTCTATTCGAAGCAGCTGCAAGGCCTCCTCGCGAGCGACAGCGCGACGCCCGTGCAAGTCTTCAATTTCGCCGTGCCCGGCTACGCCACGGCGCTCGGGGTCGACCGCTGGCGAGAGATTCAGCCGCAGTTCCGGCCCGACCTCGTCATCTTTCAGTTTTCCATCGCCAACGAGTGTCTCCCGACTTCGAAAGACTCTGCGAAGGCGGCGGCGAACGCGCGACCGATCGTGAGGAAGACCAAGGACACCCTGCGTCTTCTCTACACGTACGACTACCTGGCGGCCCGCTTCTACGGCGCCCTCCAGCCCGCTCCCGTCATGGACCCGCGAGCGGTGGAGAAGCGCTACGCGGACGACAGCCCCGGCTGGCTCCAATGTCGCGAGCTCTTTACCGAAATCGCCTCGTTTGCGCGCTCGAGCCGCACCCGCGTCGTGCTGGCGCTCGTTTCGCAGACGGCGCTCGGCCCCTTGGTCGATGAGCCCCCTGTCACCCCGAAACTGACGGCCGCCTTGGACGAGGCGGGGCTGAAGTTCCACGTGATGACGGACGACGTCCTCCGCCCCTATGCCGGCAACGAAGGAGCGCTCAACGTGCGTTTCGACGACCCTCACTTCAGCGAACTTCGACACACCCTAGTCGCGAAACGCCTCCACGATTATCTCAAGGCGACCGGCTCGGTATCACGTGAGGCGATCCATGGCAGCGCCCCTTGA
- a CDS encoding HAD family hydrolase translates to MAAPLDVLRAQLAEKDPAFWEGLARCTRDTHAYTELLTLSTMRKRGVRAFGAASGAPLRVALIGANALQALGDLVEQMLLAAGFAASVFLGEYDSYEFEIRDADSALNQFQPQVVLILPSERRCRYSGPVTDPLGVVQPFAAAWADDLLGLCRTLHDRTGAEILLANLALPGGFSLGAYRAKAPGSDWSFRKLTNLALGFAAPAYVHICDVEFLCARRGLLASRDDRAWFQSKQPGSPELLVDLAKEVAHLVTSLRRAPAKVLVLDLDNTLWGGIIGDDGIEGIEIGTTSPRGEAFRAFQEYILSLKDRGVLLAVCSKNEDAAARGPFEKHPEMLLRLKDIVAFYANWQPKSENIKAIATELGLGLDSFVFVDDNPAEVEIVRQFVPAVTTILLGADPADYRRQLEDSRLFEPLQLTGEDARRTDQYRVESERRALQSDATDMPTYLASLEMNAVISPFTAVDIPRVSQLTNKSNQFNLTTVRRTESEIRALMESPAHRCFTVRLSDRFGDHGLVVVAIGRVDLTTTPTSFHIDTWLMSCRVLKRQVEEVTLNELFRLATEAGCEEVVGVYRPTAKNAMVAELLPNFQFAETSASADERRYRRSATSYVPTETKIHATRPSRENS, encoded by the coding sequence ATGGCAGCGCCCCTTGACGTACTTCGTGCCCAGCTCGCCGAGAAGGACCCCGCGTTCTGGGAAGGGCTCGCTCGGTGTACGCGGGACACCCACGCCTACACGGAGCTCCTGACGCTCTCGACCATGCGCAAGCGCGGCGTCCGCGCGTTCGGCGCGGCGTCTGGCGCGCCACTTCGCGTCGCGCTGATTGGGGCCAACGCGCTCCAGGCGTTGGGCGACCTCGTCGAGCAAATGCTGCTGGCTGCCGGCTTCGCGGCGAGCGTATTTCTCGGGGAGTACGACAGCTACGAGTTCGAGATCCGCGACGCCGACAGCGCCCTCAACCAGTTCCAGCCGCAGGTCGTGCTCATCCTCCCCTCGGAGCGCCGCTGCCGGTACTCCGGCCCAGTCACCGACCCCCTGGGCGTCGTTCAGCCCTTCGCGGCGGCGTGGGCCGACGATCTCCTCGGCCTCTGTCGTACTCTCCACGACCGCACCGGCGCCGAGATCTTGCTCGCGAACCTCGCCCTGCCCGGGGGCTTCTCCCTCGGCGCCTACCGGGCGAAGGCGCCGGGCTCCGACTGGAGCTTTCGGAAGCTCACGAACCTCGCGCTCGGCTTCGCAGCGCCCGCCTACGTCCACATCTGCGACGTCGAGTTCTTGTGCGCTCGGCGCGGCCTCCTCGCGTCGCGTGACGACCGGGCGTGGTTTCAGAGCAAGCAGCCCGGCTCTCCGGAGCTGCTGGTCGACCTCGCCAAAGAGGTGGCGCACCTCGTCACCTCGCTCCGCCGCGCGCCCGCGAAGGTCCTCGTCCTCGACCTCGACAACACCCTCTGGGGAGGGATCATCGGCGACGACGGGATCGAGGGCATCGAGATCGGCACGACCTCGCCCCGGGGCGAGGCCTTCCGCGCCTTCCAGGAGTACATCCTCTCCCTGAAAGACCGCGGTGTACTCCTCGCGGTGTGCAGCAAGAACGAAGACGCCGCGGCCCGGGGCCCGTTCGAGAAGCACCCCGAGATGCTCCTGCGTCTCAAGGACATCGTCGCCTTCTACGCGAACTGGCAGCCCAAGTCCGAGAACATCAAGGCGATCGCGACCGAGCTCGGGCTGGGCCTCGACAGCTTCGTGTTCGTGGACGACAACCCCGCGGAGGTCGAGATCGTTCGACAGTTCGTCCCCGCGGTCACCACCATTCTCCTCGGCGCCGACCCGGCGGACTACAGGCGACAGCTGGAGGACTCGCGCCTCTTCGAGCCCCTGCAGCTCACGGGCGAAGACGCCCGCCGCACGGACCAGTACCGCGTGGAGTCGGAACGACGAGCGCTTCAGTCGGACGCGACCGACATGCCGACGTATCTCGCCTCGCTCGAAATGAACGCGGTCATCTCACCGTTCACTGCGGTCGACATCCCTCGAGTCTCGCAGCTCACCAACAAGAGCAATCAGTTCAATCTCACCACGGTGAGGCGCACCGAGTCCGAGATACGGGCGCTCATGGAGAGCCCCGCCCACCGCTGCTTCACTGTGCGGCTGTCCGACCGCTTCGGAGACCACGGGCTCGTGGTCGTCGCGATCGGTCGTGTCGACCTGACCACGACGCCGACCTCGTTTCACATCGATACGTGGCTCATGAGCTGCAGAGTGCTGAAGCGGCAAGTCGAGGAGGTGACGCTCAACGAGCTCTTCCGCCTCGCGACGGAGGCGGGGTGCGAAGAGGTCGTTGGCGTCTATCGTCCGACGGCGAAGAACGCCATGGTCGCCGAGCTCCTACCCAACTTCCAATTCGCGGAGACCTCTGCGTCCGCCGACGAGCGCCGGTACCGCCGCTCCGCCACCTCGTACGTTCCCACGGAAACGAAGATTCACGCCACGCGCCCAAGCAGGGAGAACTCATGA
- a CDS encoding acyl carrier protein — translation MTTKNDIIAGMQEIINDLFLDPVTITAATSARDVAEWDSVMHISIVAAAEMKFSVRFQMGDVEATNNVGEFADLILKRMSGK, via the coding sequence ATGACCACGAAGAACGACATCATCGCCGGAATGCAGGAAATCATCAACGACCTGTTCCTCGATCCGGTCACGATCACCGCCGCGACCAGCGCGCGCGACGTCGCTGAATGGGACTCGGTCATGCACATCTCGATCGTCGCGGCTGCAGAGATGAAGTTCTCCGTTCGCTTTCAGATGGGCGACGTCGAGGCCACGAACAACGTCGGCGAGTTCGCGGATCTCATTCTCAAGCGAATGAGCGGCAAGTGA
- a CDS encoding MaoC family dehydratase N-terminal domain-containing protein, with protein sequence MASAREWTFDELTVGQVVDASYEITPDVYSRFLEAFGDYSPIHTDGEVARSRGFLDRVMHGAILNGFVSHFVGMVMPGARSLLLSTDLRYAAPCYLGDRLRLRATLEQKVDTMDVVAVRVVFDNETQNTVAARGRVQVKVAR encoded by the coding sequence ATGGCGTCGGCTCGTGAGTGGACCTTCGACGAGCTCACCGTCGGCCAGGTGGTCGACGCCTCCTATGAGATTACCCCCGACGTCTACTCCCGGTTTCTGGAAGCCTTCGGCGACTACAGCCCCATTCACACCGACGGGGAGGTCGCGCGCAGCCGGGGCTTCCTCGATCGCGTGATGCACGGCGCGATCCTGAACGGATTCGTCTCTCACTTCGTCGGCATGGTCATGCCGGGCGCCCGGTCCCTGTTGCTCTCGACGGACCTCCGGTACGCGGCGCCGTGCTACCTCGGCGACCGACTTCGGCTCCGCGCGACGCTCGAACAGAAGGTCGACACCATGGACGTCGTCGCCGTGCGCGTCGTCTTCGACAACGAAACTCAGAACACCGTCGCCGCACGCGGGCGGGTGCAAGTGAAGGTCGCGCGATGA
- a CDS encoding SDR family oxidoreductase translates to MKTAVVTGGTRGLGRALCLSLGRRGYHFVAVYHRDEAAAASLREEAGSLGLAGSVIRGDLASAQLGAEIAALPEVIDTKKLVLVNNACAPFAPQPFHLITDATLDNLVDTAVRGPFRLTRGLLRPLVRTGGVVVNVLSSVVGAEPGNGFSAYATAKFGLLGFTRALAAEQGRRGLKVFSVSPDFMDTSLTAGWDRGLAEKLRGAAGDDALPEAVARRMADLIEDPAVKGCGEDYAMHGTRHAV, encoded by the coding sequence ATGAAGACGGCCGTCGTCACGGGAGGGACGCGCGGGCTCGGCCGCGCGCTGTGCCTTTCGCTCGGTCGACGCGGCTATCACTTCGTGGCGGTCTACCATCGTGACGAGGCGGCGGCCGCCTCTCTGCGCGAAGAGGCCGGCTCTCTAGGGCTCGCGGGCAGTGTGATCCGCGGCGACCTCGCCTCGGCGCAGCTCGGCGCCGAGATCGCGGCCCTCCCCGAGGTGATCGACACGAAGAAGCTCGTGCTCGTCAACAACGCCTGCGCGCCGTTCGCTCCGCAGCCGTTCCACCTCATCACCGACGCGACGCTCGACAACCTCGTGGACACGGCCGTTCGCGGCCCCTTCCGCCTGACCCGTGGCCTCCTGCGGCCGCTCGTCCGCACGGGCGGGGTGGTCGTCAACGTGCTCTCCAGCGTCGTCGGCGCCGAGCCCGGGAACGGATTCTCCGCGTACGCGACGGCGAAATTTGGTCTCTTGGGCTTCACCCGCGCTCTGGCGGCAGAGCAGGGGCGGCGCGGACTCAAGGTGTTCTCCGTCTCGCCCGACTTCATGGATACCTCACTCACTGCGGGGTGGGATCGGGGGCTCGCCGAGAAGCTCCGCGGCGCGGCCGGCGACGACGCGCTCCCCGAGGCCGTCGCCCGTCGAATGGCGGACTTGATCGAAGACCCCGCGGTGAAGGGCTGCGGCGAAGACTACGCGATGCACGGAACGCGCCATGCTGTTTAA
- a CDS encoding MBOAT family protein, with product MLFNSFHFVFKFFPLVTLAFFLTPHRFRWALLLAASTYFYVVFVPKYLLILGALILVDYISAILIARQEGPWRRRWLILSLLSNIGILGLFKYFNFFNENVAAVAHLLGWNYGIKNLTWFLPLGLSFHTFQSMAYTIEVYRRRQEPEKHLGIYALYVMFYPQVVAGPIERPQHMLPQFHEEKKFDFERVTSGLQLMVWGMFKKAFVADTLAIIVDQVYLKPHAHEGWSLPYMVSTYAFCFQVYCDFSGYSDVARGAGRVMGYEMVENFRYPFIAQSVAEFWQRWHVSLSTWFRDYMYLPLVYSTRDGKGAIRVNMTYFYILLVFMTSGFWHGAAWHYGLWGLSHGAIIATGSLLKPIRARTHKRLNLDRYRTLHGLYKVFVTFHIIWFTFVLVRADSVPDAVIIMRNIIVSPLNLRRGWSEYCLENTFQLGALGVLIVVVVEKLQRTDAWAKLERMKLGFSFKQVFYAALVVLIIIAAPMLDRAFIYFQF from the coding sequence ATGCTGTTTAACTCGTTTCACTTCGTCTTCAAGTTCTTCCCCTTAGTCACGCTCGCGTTCTTTCTGACACCGCATCGGTTCCGCTGGGCGCTGCTGCTCGCGGCGAGCACCTATTTCTACGTGGTGTTTGTCCCGAAATACCTCCTGATCCTCGGCGCGCTGATCCTGGTCGACTACATCTCCGCGATCCTCATCGCGCGGCAGGAGGGCCCGTGGCGCCGGAGATGGCTCATCCTGAGCCTCCTCTCCAATATCGGGATCCTCGGGCTCTTCAAGTACTTCAACTTCTTTAACGAGAACGTGGCTGCGGTCGCGCACCTCCTTGGGTGGAATTACGGCATCAAGAACCTCACGTGGTTCTTGCCGCTGGGGCTCTCGTTCCACACCTTCCAGTCGATGGCGTACACGATCGAGGTCTATCGGCGCCGCCAGGAGCCGGAGAAACACCTCGGTATCTACGCCCTCTACGTGATGTTTTATCCGCAGGTCGTCGCGGGGCCGATCGAGCGGCCGCAGCACATGCTCCCGCAGTTCCACGAGGAGAAGAAGTTCGACTTCGAGCGGGTCACGAGCGGTCTCCAGCTCATGGTCTGGGGAATGTTCAAGAAGGCCTTCGTGGCCGACACGCTCGCCATCATCGTCGACCAGGTGTACCTGAAGCCGCACGCCCACGAGGGCTGGTCGTTGCCGTACATGGTCTCGACCTACGCCTTCTGCTTCCAGGTCTATTGCGACTTCTCAGGCTACAGTGACGTGGCGCGGGGCGCGGGGCGAGTGATGGGTTACGAGATGGTTGAGAATTTCCGCTATCCCTTCATCGCGCAGTCCGTGGCGGAGTTCTGGCAGCGCTGGCACGTGTCGCTGTCGACCTGGTTCCGCGACTACATGTACCTCCCGCTCGTGTATTCGACGCGCGACGGCAAGGGCGCGATCCGCGTCAACATGACGTACTTCTATATTCTGCTCGTCTTCATGACGAGCGGGTTCTGGCACGGCGCGGCGTGGCATTACGGGCTCTGGGGCCTCTCCCACGGCGCCATCATCGCGACGGGCTCTCTCCTGAAGCCGATTCGGGCCAGGACCCATAAGCGACTCAATCTCGACCGATATCGTACGCTTCACGGTCTCTACAAGGTCTTCGTGACCTTCCACATCATCTGGTTCACGTTCGTCTTGGTGCGCGCGGACTCCGTGCCCGACGCCGTGATCATCATGCGCAACATCATCGTCTCTCCGCTCAACCTCCGCCGTGGGTGGTCGGAGTACTGCCTGGAGAATACCTTCCAGCTCGGCGCGCTGGGGGTTCTGATCGTGGTCGTCGTCGAGAAGCTCCAGCGCACCGACGCCTGGGCGAAGCTCGAGCGAATGAAGCTCGGCTTCTCGTTCAAGCAGGTCTTCTACGCCGCGCTCGTGGTCCTGATCATCATCGCGGCGCCCATGCTGGATCGCGCCTTCATCTACTTTCAGTTTTGA
- a CDS encoding class I SAM-dependent methyltransferase → MVEEFLAQIFRRRPTQEKKLKAFFEREPEALRELDAFLVAYRPIWEGPKVGGLDGLADAYSQVVGEIMMCRVEFLRTGRYPLASQTEAFESVYADDGRMLSYMLGLGVSQYLWQAHYRLLSFFKECVAAQSPSARTLEVGSGHGILINHVASRASADAVIDVVDISASSIALSKALLTATNPEVARRIRFVESDIARYEAPNPYDFIVLGEVLEHVEAPSGILQALHRVLADDGSLYITTCANCPAVDHVYLFRNVEEIRELIRGSGFTIAQEVVAPTEDKPLEYHERLKLDILYGALLRKA, encoded by the coding sequence ATGGTCGAAGAGTTTCTCGCGCAGATTTTCCGACGCCGGCCCACTCAGGAGAAGAAGCTGAAGGCGTTCTTCGAGCGCGAGCCCGAAGCGCTCCGCGAGCTCGACGCTTTCCTCGTGGCCTACCGCCCGATCTGGGAGGGGCCGAAAGTGGGTGGGCTCGACGGCCTCGCCGACGCCTACTCGCAGGTCGTCGGGGAAATCATGATGTGCCGCGTCGAGTTCCTTCGTACGGGGCGTTATCCGCTCGCGAGCCAGACGGAGGCGTTCGAGAGCGTGTACGCGGACGACGGCAGAATGTTGTCCTACATGCTCGGGCTCGGGGTCTCGCAGTACCTCTGGCAGGCGCACTATCGGCTCCTGTCGTTCTTCAAGGAGTGCGTCGCGGCGCAGTCTCCGAGCGCGCGCACCCTGGAGGTGGGGTCGGGGCACGGCATCCTGATTAACCACGTCGCGAGCCGCGCCTCAGCCGACGCGGTCATCGACGTGGTGGACATCAGCGCCTCGTCGATCGCGCTGTCGAAGGCGCTCCTCACGGCGACGAACCCGGAGGTCGCCCGCCGCATTCGCTTCGTCGAGAGCGACATCGCTCGGTACGAGGCCCCGAACCCGTACGACTTCATCGTGCTCGGCGAGGTCCTCGAGCACGTGGAGGCGCCGTCCGGAATCCTCCAGGCGCTGCACCGGGTCCTCGCGGACGACGGCTCGCTCTACATCACCACCTGCGCGAACTGCCCCGCGGTGGATCACGTCTATCTGTTTCGAAACGTCGAAGAGATTCGCGAGCTCATCCGAGGCTCTGGCTTCACCATCGCGCAAGAGGTGGTGGCTCCGACGGAGGACAAGCCGCTCGAGTACCATGAGCGGCTCAAGCTCGACATCCTCTACGGGGCGCTCCTGCGGAAGGCCTAG
- a CDS encoding c-type cytochrome, whose translation MPRRSSLGASIVASLALAALALLTSDCAQEAPTAEKGNEHYTKYCALCHGAVGEGYRADDAPALRNTTFLTLSTDAFLEHAVLRGRPGTTMSPWAKDRGGPLDETAARSIVLYLRGLAPHAPVDTSGLVVRGDPAAGAPIYAARCADCHGARGELGRYVNLANPELLASASDGFLLRSIEEGRPGTPMPAFAGTLSPKEIADVVALVRSWQRPPDGPLPSPPRPGQLADVVLNATGENASFPGVARFVPADTVKAALDQRRRLVLLDARPPYDYARAHVSGAVSTPFYEAADYASQLPRNAPIVAYCGCPHAESGQAVDTLKGLGYSTVYVLDEGFTVWRERGYPVRGGAKP comes from the coding sequence ATGCCACGACGCTCCTCACTCGGCGCCTCGATTGTCGCGTCGCTCGCCCTCGCCGCCCTCGCGCTGCTGACGAGCGACTGCGCCCAAGAGGCGCCGACGGCCGAGAAGGGCAACGAGCACTACACGAAGTACTGTGCGCTGTGCCACGGCGCCGTCGGCGAAGGGTATCGTGCCGACGACGCGCCTGCCCTCCGCAACACGACGTTCCTCACGCTGAGCACGGACGCGTTCCTCGAGCACGCCGTGCTGCGAGGCAGGCCAGGCACCACGATGAGCCCGTGGGCCAAAGACCGCGGTGGACCGCTCGACGAGACGGCCGCGCGCTCGATCGTGCTCTACTTGCGCGGGCTCGCGCCCCACGCCCCGGTCGACACCTCGGGGCTCGTCGTGCGCGGCGATCCCGCGGCGGGCGCGCCCATATACGCGGCCCGGTGCGCCGACTGCCACGGGGCGCGGGGTGAGCTCGGTCGCTACGTGAACCTGGCCAATCCCGAGCTGTTGGCGAGCGCCAGCGACGGGTTCCTGCTCCGGTCCATCGAAGAGGGGCGGCCCGGCACACCCATGCCCGCCTTCGCTGGCACGCTGTCGCCCAAGGAGATCGCCGACGTCGTCGCGCTCGTGCGGTCGTGGCAGCGCCCGCCGGACGGCCCGCTGCCTTCCCCTCCACGCCCAGGGCAGCTCGCCGATGTGGTTTTGAATGCCACCGGTGAGAACGCAAGCTTTCCCGGGGTCGCGCGCTTCGTGCCGGCCGACACCGTGAAGGCCGCGCTCGACCAGCGCCGGCGCCTCGTGCTCCTCGACGCGCGCCCCCCCTACGACTACGCCCGCGCACACGTCAGCGGGGCCGTGAGCACTCCCTTCTACGAGGCGGCCGACTACGCGTCTCAGCTCCCTCGAAATGCCCCGATCGTGGCTTATTGCGGGTGCCCGCACGCCGAGTCGGGACAGGCCGTCGACACGCTGAAGGGCCTCGGCTACTCGACGGTGTACGTGCTCGACGAGGGCTTCACCGTGTGGCGCGAACGAGGGTATCCGGTGCGCGGCGGGGCCAAGCCTTGA
- a CDS encoding tryptophanase: MKTIIEPFRIKSVEPIRMSTREEREAALQEAGYNLFALRSRDVMIDLLTDSGTGAMSAEQWAALQRGDESYAGSPSFTRFESAVKTLFPFKHVIPTHQGRAAEKILFSVIGGPGKVFPNNTHFDTTRANIEHTGARALDLVIAEGRVPSLEHPFKGNMDLGALDAAIRVHGAENIPAVLVTITNNSGGGQPVSLENLRGVRAVCDRYRLPLVLDGCRFAENAWFIREREPACAHMSVPDIVREVAALADGMTMSAKKDGLANIGGWLAMNDDELARKCRNVLILTEGFPTYGGLAGRDLEAIAQGLAEVVDHDYLRYRARSTAYLGDALRAAGVPIVVPTGGHAVYIDARGMLPHIPPLAYPGQALAVALYREGGVRGCEIGTVMFGRQADGSERAAAMDLVRLAIPRRTYTQSHIDYVAEVAREVATRRESLTGYRIVEEPPQLRHFTSRFAPVASSH; encoded by the coding sequence GTGAAGACCATCATCGAACCCTTTCGCATCAAGTCGGTCGAGCCCATTCGCATGAGCACGCGGGAGGAGCGAGAGGCCGCCCTTCAGGAGGCGGGGTACAACCTCTTCGCGCTGCGCTCGCGAGACGTGATGATCGATCTCCTCACCGACTCGGGCACGGGGGCGATGAGCGCCGAGCAGTGGGCGGCGCTCCAGCGTGGCGACGAGAGCTACGCTGGCTCGCCTTCGTTCACCAGGTTCGAGTCGGCGGTGAAGACGCTCTTCCCCTTCAAGCACGTGATCCCTACGCACCAGGGCCGCGCCGCCGAGAAGATCCTCTTCTCGGTGATAGGCGGGCCGGGGAAAGTGTTCCCGAACAATACCCACTTCGACACCACGCGCGCGAACATCGAGCACACGGGTGCGCGCGCGCTCGACCTCGTCATCGCCGAGGGGCGCGTCCCGTCGCTCGAGCACCCCTTCAAAGGGAACATGGATCTCGGCGCGCTCGACGCGGCGATCCGCGTGCACGGCGCAGAGAACATCCCCGCGGTGCTGGTCACCATCACCAACAACTCGGGGGGCGGGCAGCCGGTGAGCCTCGAGAACCTGCGCGGTGTGCGCGCCGTGTGCGATCGCTACCGGCTTCCGCTCGTTCTCGACGGGTGCCGCTTCGCGGAGAATGCCTGGTTCATCCGCGAGCGCGAGCCCGCGTGCGCGCACATGAGCGTGCCCGACATCGTGCGCGAGGTGGCGGCGCTCGCGGACGGCATGACGATGTCGGCGAAGAAGGACGGCCTCGCGAACATCGGCGGGTGGCTCGCGATGAACGACGACGAGCTCGCGCGTAAGTGCCGCAACGTGCTAATCCTCACCGAGGGATTCCCCACCTACGGGGGGCTCGCGGGCCGCGATCTCGAGGCGATCGCGCAGGGGCTCGCCGAGGTCGTCGACCACGACTACCTGCGCTACAGAGCCCGCTCCACGGCCTACCTCGGCGACGCGCTCCGCGCGGCCGGCGTGCCCATCGTCGTGCCGACCGGCGGCCACGCGGTGTACATCGACGCGCGCGGCATGCTGCCGCACATCCCGCCGTTGGCCTACCCGGGGCAGGCGCTGGCGGTCGCGCTCTACCGAGAGGGTGGCGTACGCGGCTGCGAGATCGGCACGGTGATGTTCGGGCGTCAGGCTGACGGCAGCGAGCGGGCCGCTGCGATGGACCTCGTCCGCCTCGCGATCCCCCGCCGCACGTACACGCAGAGCCACATCGACTACGTGGCCGAGGTGGCGCGCGAGGTGGCCACGCGGCGCGAGTCGTTGACGGGCTACCGCATCGTCGAGGAGCCGCCGCAGCTCCGGCACTTCACCTCCCGCTTCGCGCCCGTCGCCTCCTCTCACTAG
- a CDS encoding DUF1566 domain-containing protein, producing the protein MRHPAQYRSWLRSWLRRPRVAPGGRNALALGFGAVVACSACAALVGLDKDYTDCGSSPCADAAPSTPPPDVAPPVDAGDAGDAGSDGPDAALDAGETGPACPGFADAASTMVDNSMIQFTIPGPSTFPLGADRYDASAGADGGMAYDSVSGLTWERFPEATPGTGQFTFDEARAYCTTLRLGGHSDWRLPTRGELMSLTDYRYVQPALDRATFPQVFDEFGGSIQRGYFWTGTLVADTPTHAWAVGADDGYFNIADRNCPKEAFSCPHVRCVR; encoded by the coding sequence ATGCGTCATCCTGCCCAGTATCGCTCGTGGTTGCGCTCGTGGCTGCGGCGGCCACGCGTCGCTCCGGGCGGCCGCAACGCCCTCGCGCTGGGCTTCGGCGCGGTGGTCGCGTGCTCGGCCTGCGCGGCGCTCGTCGGCTTGGACAAGGACTACACCGACTGCGGCTCGTCGCCGTGCGCGGACGCGGCGCCCTCTACGCCGCCTCCCGACGTCGCGCCGCCTGTCGACGCGGGCGACGCGGGCGACGCCGGGAGCGACGGGCCGGACGCCGCGCTCGACGCAGGGGAGACGGGCCCGGCCTGCCCGGGGTTCGCGGACGCCGCGTCCACCATGGTCGATAACTCCATGATCCAGTTCACTATTCCTGGGCCAAGCACCTTCCCTCTGGGCGCCGACCGGTACGACGCGAGCGCCGGCGCCGACGGCGGCATGGCGTACGACTCGGTGTCGGGGCTCACGTGGGAGCGGTTCCCCGAGGCCACGCCGGGGACGGGCCAATTCACGTTCGACGAGGCGCGGGCCTACTGCACGACGCTCCGCCTCGGCGGCCACTCCGACTGGCGACTCCCCACGCGCGGTGAGCTGATGAGCCTGACCGACTACCGTTACGTCCAGCCAGCGCTGGACCGGGCCACGTTCCCGCAGGTCTTCGATGAGTTCGGGGGATCGATCCAGCGGGGGTATTTCTGGACGGGCACGCTGGTGGCCGACACCCCGACTCACGCGTGGGCCGTCGGCGCCGATGATGGCTACTTCAACATCGCCGACCGCAACTGCCCCAAGGAGGCGTTCAGTTGCCCGCACGTCCGGTGCGTCCGATGA
- a CDS encoding DUF1566 domain-containing protein, translating to MTCARTLTSRARRLAFGLFALGLCLGSITLSAPLRADAPPGRYQLRACGTVVFDTKTKLEWQRGENAPADVANAFGVCGTLPLDRGGWRVPTMLELSSIQDLATSSPAIDRRAFPDTSSANFATASQPVPGTNPPSYWVLSFKTGVPDVAISTTPGASVSSRCVRSLRTP from the coding sequence ATGACCTGCGCGCGCACGCTCACCTCTCGGGCCAGGCGTCTCGCGTTCGGGCTGTTCGCGTTGGGGCTGTGTCTCGGCTCGATCACACTCTCCGCCCCTCTGCGCGCGGACGCGCCGCCGGGCCGCTACCAGCTCCGCGCCTGCGGGACGGTCGTGTTCGACACGAAGACCAAGCTTGAGTGGCAGCGCGGAGAGAATGCGCCAGCGGACGTGGCGAACGCGTTTGGCGTCTGCGGCACCCTGCCGCTCGACCGTGGCGGCTGGCGCGTGCCGACCATGCTCGAGCTGTCGTCGATCCAAGACCTCGCGACCTCCTCGCCCGCGATCGATCGGCGCGCCTTCCCCGACACGTCGAGCGCGAACTTCGCGACGGCGTCGCAGCCCGTCCCGGGAACGAACCCGCCCTCATACTGGGTCCTGAGCTTCAAGACCGGAGTGCCCGACGTAGCCATATCCACCACGCCCGGCGCGAGCGTGAGCTCCCGCTGCGTGCGGAGCCTGCGGACGCCGTGA